A genomic window from Quercus lobata isolate SW786 chromosome 10, ValleyOak3.0 Primary Assembly, whole genome shotgun sequence includes:
- the LOC115963987 gene encoding homeobox-leucine zipper protein HAT5-like gives MAGGRVYSSGTGGNSGSNLSVLFQNQKGACASEPLDSLFLSGSSPSFLGSRSMVSFADVRGGNGSNRPFFRAYDHDDNGDEDLEDYFHQPEKKRRLSTDQVQFLEKSFEVENKLEPDRKVQLAKELGLQPRQVAIWFQNRRARWKTKQMEKEYEVLQDSYNSLKADYENLLKEKDTLKAQVVVLQDKLLLREKERGISELSDTNKLSQEPLQKPVAESVSEGEASKVSIVACKQEDMSSAKSDIFDSDSPHYTDGVHSALLEPGDSSNVFEPDQSDLSQDEEDNLNLSKSLLPAYIFPKLEDVDYSDPSENSCNFGFPADDHAFWSWSY, from the exons ATGGCTGGTGGCAGAGTCTATAGCAGTGGTACTGGTGGTAATAGTGGTTCCAATTTGAGTGTTTTGTTTCAGAATCAAAAGGGTGCTTGTGCTTCTGAGCCTCTTgattctctcttcctttctggGTCTTCCCCTTCTTTCCTAG GTTCAAGATCTATGGTGAGCTTTGCAGATGTTCGTGGAGGAAACGGATCGAATAGGCCTTTTTTCCGTGCATATGATCACGATGACAATGGAGACGAGGACTTGGAAGACTATTTCCATCAACCCGAGAAGAAGAGGCGGCTAAGTACCGATCAAGTTCAGTTTCTGGAGAAAAGTTTCGAGGTGGAGAACAAGCTTGAACCTGATCGGAAAGTCCAGCTCGCGAAAGAGCTCGGCTTGCAGCCTCGGCAGGTTGCTATTTGGTTTCAAAACCGCCGTGCACGGTGGAAGACCAAACAGATGGAGAAGGAATATGAGGTTTTGCAAGATAGCTACAATAGCCTCAAGGCTGACTATGAAAATCTACTCAAGGAGAAGGATACGCTAAAAGCACAG GTTGTTGTTCTCCAAGACAAGCTGCTcctgagagagaaagagaggggaaTCTCTGAACTGTCTGATACCAACAAATTATCTCAGGAACCACTGCAAAAGCCTGTTGCTGAATCTGTTTCTGAGGGTGAAGCATCCAAAGTGTCAATTGTGGCTTGTAAGCAGGAAGATATGAGTTCAGCTAAAAGTGATATATTTGATTCAGATAGCCCACATTACACTGATGGGGTTCACTCTGCACTGCTAGAGCCAGGTgattcttcaaatgtttttgAACCTGATCAGTCTGATCTATCTCAAGATGAGGAGGATAATTTGAATCTGAGTAAGAGCCTATTGCCTGCATACATCTTTCCTAAGCTGGAAGATGTTGATTACTCCGACCCATCCGAAAATTCATGTAATTTCGGATTCCCTGCTGATGATCATGCATTTTGGTCCTGGTCTTACTAA